A region of the Microcystis aeruginosa FD4 genome:
GAGCTTTTACTGCCAATACAACTATCACATTGAGCTAATAAGGTAGTAGGAATTAATATCCATTTAATCCCCCTAAATAAAACGGAAGCTATAAAACAGCCAATATCTTGAATAACTCCACCTCCAATTACTAGCAAGGTACAGTCTTTCCTAAAACCTAATTCCAAGAGGTTTAAAAAAATTGGGGTGAGTCGTTCAAAAGATTTTTGTTCCTCCGTAGCCTCTATTTTTAAGATAGGGCGATCAGACAAAACTTCTTCTATTGGCTGTGAGTACAGGTGGAAAACGTTACTATCAACTAAAGTAAAAACGGTCTTGTCTTTAACAGCTTGTGTTAAAGCATCTTTTAAGCCTTCCTTGACTTCAACACAGTAGGGGTGAAATTGACTTTGGATTTCTAGCATAACTTAAGGCTCTTAAAATCAGGGTTTATTTACAGGTGAAGCCGCCATCAATTACTAGAGTTTGTCCAGTGAGATAGGTATTTTCTTCCGAACACAAAAAACTAACTAGCTTGGCAATTTCATGGGGTTGGGCAAGACGTTGTAAGGGGATGGTAGCAGTAATTGCCGCTAACTGTTCAGGAGAATTATTGACAAAGGTTAACTCGGTTTCCACATATCCCGGACAAACCGCATTTACGAGAATGCCATGGGGAGCCAATTCCACTGCCGCAGTCCGGGTCAAACCGTTTAACCCTGCTTTAGTTGCCGAGTAAGCAGAGCGGTTTTCTCTGGTGACTAAACTAAAGATAGAGCTTATATTGACTATCCTTCCCCACTTTTGGGCTTTCATATAGGGAGAGAACCCTCTAATTAGGGCCATGGGGGCAGTCAAATTCACCTGAAGCATAATTTGCCAGTCCTCATCTTTGACATGGGTAAGTTCATTGAGAAGATTAATCCCAGCATTATTGATGATTATGTCAAACCCCGTCCCCTGCTCGGAAGCGATATAAGCGGCAATGGACTCCATGCGGGCAAGATCCAAGACATCCCGTGTTGGGGCAATTACTTCAACGCCTTGGTCTTCCAATAATGAGGCCATGGCAGCCCCAAGTCCGCGAGAACCCCCGGTAATCAAGGCTTTATGATGCTTTGTTAGATTTGCCATAGATTAACTTATTAATTGAATTGCGATAGCGCTCTTCCATCATTTCTAAGCGAGCATCATCCTCCCGATGAATTGCCCCATAGTAATTCTTTTTATTTTTCAGCCACATAAGCTCAAATTCAACCGCCTTCAAAAAAGCCTCCTCTGGGTTATTGATGGCTTCCGGACAACGGAAGACAACCTTTCGGGTTTCAAAGCGATCAAGATGTCCTTCAGGAAAGGCTTTAAAGAAAGGTAATGAATGAACGGAAACCCCACCGCCTACAACCACTTTTAACCCCGCTGATTTCGCTTTTTCAGCAATTTTCAAGGCAATATCTAGGACTTGATCGCTATTAATATCTTCACGAGTTAATCCCATAGAACCAGACAAGTCAACTCGCCCAATCACCACCCCACTTAAAGACTTGATTTCGGGCAAGGATAACATTTCATCAAAGTTTTTGAAAGCTGTAATCGTTTCTAAGTTAATCAGAAATTCTACATCTTCTTTGTGATCACTGCCAAAGCCAATGTTGATCGCATTCAGGTATTTTTTCAAGGCGTAGGCCGTTTCTACCATGGGAGCAATTACCCGTTCAGCCCCTAAGCTAGTAGCATCAAACATATCCTTGATGGCCTCACAGCCACCAATTTTTAAGTTTAAACCCAAGCCGGCTGTAAGACTAACCTCTTTGAGGCGCATTGCCTCTTCCATGCGAGTGCCTTCCGCTTCAAATTCGGCTTTGACTCCACAAACGTTATAGTTCTCCTTTAACTCCAATAAAAGTTCCACCATTCGTTTTTCCATCGAGTTCATAGTTTTCCTGCTCCTTGATTAGCCAGTTTTAAGTTTGAACTTTAAAAGAGTATAACCTATTCGGTTATCGGTGCAACAATCATATTACTCATAAACTCATCCCGATCTAGGAAGGGGGATAAATCTTCTAAGGGAGAAGATACCATGCGCCCATCATCCAAGCGACGAGAAGACAACTTAGGAGCAAAGGGTTGATTGAGATCTAAAAACACCTCACAGATTTGAGAACCTTCTCCTTCAATGGTTTCTTGAATAGCTTCCCGCATAGTTGAATGTTCTCGGCAAAGTCGGTAAGGAATTCCATAGGCCGCCGCTAACTTTTCAAAACTGGGAAAGGTCACGCCACTTTCCGGTCCACAACCGACAATATTATCGGCAAAGAAATTCTGCTGAGTTTGACGAATCGAGTGATATCCTTGATTATTGAGGACAAAAATCTTGATCGGCAGTTGATATCCCACTAGGGTTTGTAATTCTTGTAGGTTTAATTGAATGCTGCCATCCCCGGCAATACAAATCACTCGCCGCTTACCACTACCAATGCAAGCACCAATCGCCGCGGGTAGATCGTATCCCATGGAGGCACAACCAGAGTTAGTATAGAGGCGCTGTCCCTCTTTGATTAATGCCGCTTGAAATGTCGTCACACAGGCAGTTCCATCACCTGTCACCACGATTTCATCCGCAGGGAGTTCCTTAAAGAGTGCTTGGGCAAAGCAATAAGGGTTAACTGCCCCTTGTGTTAGCCAATACTCGGGTAAGACAGTGGGATATTTTTCCTTACGAATCAAACACCAGTCTAGCCACTGTTGATGATGTTGTGTTGGCTCAACTTCCTGTTGCAGTAAATGCGCCAAGAAGTCGGCTATATCGGCGTGAATAGGTAGATCCGGCTTGAGTGTTGGCTTTTTCAGTTCTGACTCGTCAATATCCACGATAATCTTATAGGCTTCCCGGGCAAAATTTTCCCAGTTATAGCTCACCTGGCGGATGTTGAGCCGGCAACCTAAAACTAATAAGAAATCAGAATTTTGGACGGCAAAATTGCCAGGGCGATCGCCGACCGTGCCTGGCCTACCAATATAGTAAGGATGATCGTTCCAGATCAGATCGTGAGCGTTCCAAGCTGTAACTACAGGGATTTTCCAAGTATTCACTAAGCGCAGGAAGTCTTCATAAGCCCTCCCTAAACGAATTCCCGAGCCGGCGTAGATAACCGGGCGTTCGGCGGTTTTCAGTCGGTTGATAACTTGTTCACAGGTGGCTGCTAGATTGGTGGTAGTATATTTGATGGCATCTTCTTTAGGGTCGTAGCCCGGTAGAGATGTGGGATCAATCTTAGCTCCTTGCACGTTCATCGGTATATCTAACCAGCAAGGACCGGGACGGCCAGACTGAGCCAGATGTAACGCTCTTTCAAGATGGTAGCGAATTGACTGAGGATCTGTCACCATTACGGCATATTTAGTAATCGGCTCCACTAATTTAACAATATCAATTTCCTGATCTCCCAATTGTCTGAGGGGTAAGTCTGTACTTCTGACTACGGTTTCCCATTTCACCTGTCCAGAAATAACAATCATCCCAATAGAATCTGTCCAAGCTCCATAGACTCCGGTAATGGCATTAGTTCCCCCCGGTCCTGTGGTTACATTGAGAGCGGCGAGGCGGTTTGTCAAGCGATAGTAGCTTTCAGCGGCCATAGCACAAGCTTGTTCGTGGTGGCAACAGGTGTAGGATAGTCCTGGACAGCGCCCGAAAGCATCATTCAGGTGCATCGCCCCACCACCAGTAAGCAAAAAAACATCATGGATGCCATGTTCCACAAGGGTTTGGGCGATATAGTCGGCAACTCTCATTATGGTTTCGCTCTTAGATTCGCTAATTTGGTTGACATCATTATAGTTGATACCTTGTATTAGATCATATTCCTATATGGTGTTTCTGTAAGGGATCGGTCTACTAGCTAGATAAGCGACTCCGTGAACTTTCCGTGAACTTTATGTTGGTTTACAAATATTCTCTATAAGCCAACCTAACTACTCTTTAGTTGCAAATACGGTAATAATATCATGGAGGTTCTTTGGAATTGGAATATTACCAAGGGAAAATCTGGACAGGAGCAAGTAAATTTTGTAGAAAATAGAGTTTTTATTACCTCTAGATAATCTGTAGAACACGGTCTTTAGTTGTATAATCTGACCAATGTGCTTAAATTTAAAGTTTCTAAAGCCACTTCTGGTTAAAATAAATGCCAGTGGTTTCTTGCTAAAGTAGAATAAATGGAAAGGAGGCAGAATTGCATAAAAGGTTTTACCGCTTAGGGACTTGCGTGGGAATAATATCCCAATCGATCGGAGGGCGCAAGCTTTGCGCCCCTACAGTAACGGATTTTGTCCACAATGTAGGGGCGAACTGCGTTCGCCCAAAAGGTACATTATCAAAGCGCAAGTCCCTTATCCGAGCATAGAGACAGGAAATATCGTGAACCTTTATGATGATCAGACCTCCAGGTTTAAGCATTTTATAGCAGCTGTCAATAACTTCAGTTGGATTAATACAATGATCCAAGACATCCTGAAGCGTAATTACGTCGAAAAACGATTCCCTAACCGGATAGTTTTCGATAACCACCGATACAATATTATCTCCATACTTCGACTTAGCAATTGAAGCTTCTTTGTCAGATATTTCGATTCCATAACGATTCCATTCCTGCATGATATCGAGAAAATACCCACCAGAGCAACCAACATCAAGAATATTGCCAGATGTTTTACCGGTTATTCTATATATTTCACGCTTGAGCTTGTTATAGTAATGGTTTAAGAAATATATGTTTTCTGAAGTATAAATGAATTCGTCCGATGCTGCTGTTTCATAGTAACTTGCAAGGGTTTCAACTGTCATTATATTTCTCACAAATACAACTTCACAGTCATTGCATTTGTCAATTTCAAATCCATCGACATTATATTGTTTTCGGAAATGGCTACCTTGACAAATAGGGCATAAATCATAGTGCATTGATGATGTTGATATCATATTGGTTGTCTCCACGATGTTAAATTTTAATCGATAAAGTTAGTCCGATCATTATTTACGAGCTTTTTCAATTGACAATCTTTCAGTTCTGTTTAACTTTATAATAAAGTTGCTGACACATAATCAATAGTTCTAACAATTGATTCTCTTAAGGAAATCAAGGGCTTAAGTTGTAGTTCAGAAAACGCTCGTTTTACTGAAGGAACGTAACGTTCAGCAGGTTTACCGGGGATAGGTTCTTTAGCTATAACTACCTCAACTTTTGTTGCAAATGTACTGGCAACAACTTTTGCTAATTCAGCGATAGTTAAGTCCTCATCTGAACCGACATTATAAGGGTAGCATGATTTCCCCTTAAACAAAATTGTCCACAGCCAAATCGCCAAATCTGCTGCGTAGAGATAAGAACGATAAGGAGTACCATCCCCCCTGACGAGAATTGACCCCCCCATTAGACCATCTAAAATAAAATTACCAATGGCAAAATGGGTATCCAGTGGCAAATAGGGACCGACAAAGGCAAAGCAACGAGCAATTTTCGTTTCTAAGCCATGTTGTTTAGCATAAAGGGTGCAGAGCATTTCTGCTGCCCGTTTTCCTTCGGCATAAGCATAACCCGGATTAGTTAAATCAGGAGAGCCTAAATAGTCTTCGGAAACATGGGTTATCTCAGGGGGTTGTTTGCCATAAACCGCACCGGAACTGGTTAATAAGAACTTTTTAGCCTGACATACTTTAGCAAATTCTAAAGTATGCCTTGTTCCCTCAATAATCGTAGCAAACATCAGTAATGGATCTTCTTGATTTAGTTTGGCACTCGCTTCAGTGGCACCATGAATAATATAAGAAAACTCCCCTTCAGGAAACTGAAATGACCTAACATCACCGCTATGGAATTGAATAGCGGGATGATTGGCTAAATGAGGAGCTTTTTGCCTGAAACTATCAGTATTTCTGGTTAAAACAACCGCCGATGCTTTTAAGTCTAGCTGATCATTAGCCCAGATAAAACTTTCTAATAACCAACAGCCAAAAAAGCCTGTACCTCCGGTAATAAATATTCGTTGTCCCCGCAATTCTTCCCACAGGGTTTTAGTATGGGCAAGAATATGATTTAAGTCATTTGTTAGAAGATTGGTCATCAGGGCATATTACACCAGCTATGGACATTATGGTCAATAACGGATCACAATAAACTATCATCAACTTCAACTCCTAGCGATCGCAATTGCGCCGCCAAGCGCTCAGCCCGTAGTTTTTCCTGCTCGGCTCGTTGCTTTTCCTGCTCGGCTCGTTGCTTTTCCTGCTCTGCCAACTCCTCTATGGTGGGGAGCAATTGCCCCTCTGGTGTTGCCCAACGCAGCCAAGTAATCGGCTCCTGTTCATCCCCATAAATTCCCTGCCACCGCACTAACACTAGCCCTAATATTTCGCTGCTGAACCTTCCTTGAGCATCTGGGTTTAAAGATTTATAAACGCCCCCTTCTAAGCGATGTCCCGCTAAATCTTCCAGCTTAAAGGGATCATACCAAAAGTATTCTGTCACCCGCAAACGATTCTGATAGATAAGCTTTTTCTCTTCTTTATCTTTTTTGGCTGTACTTTCAGAAAGCAACTCAATCACCACATCAGGAGCTTTTTCTTCTTCCCAGACGACCCAGCTTTTCCGTTCTTTTCGAGGCACGTCCAAGACGACAAATACATCAGGTCCGCGATAATCCTCGTTCCGCACTTGATTGGGGCTAAAGTAAACGAACA
Encoded here:
- a CDS encoding NAD-dependent epimerase/dehydratase family protein, encoding MTNLLTNDLNHILAHTKTLWEELRGQRIFITGGTGFFGCWLLESFIWANDQLDLKASAVVLTRNTDSFRQKAPHLANHPAIQFHSGDVRSFQFPEGEFSYIIHGATEASAKLNQEDPLLMFATIIEGTRHTLEFAKVCQAKKFLLTSSGAVYGKQPPEITHVSEDYLGSPDLTNPGYAYAEGKRAAEMLCTLYAKQHGLETKIARCFAFVGPYLPLDTHFAIGNFILDGLMGGSILVRGDGTPYRSYLYAADLAIWLWTILFKGKSCYPYNVGSDEDLTIAELAKVVASTFATKVEVVIAKEPIPGKPAERYVPSVKRAFSELQLKPLISLRESIVRTIDYVSATLL
- a CDS encoding Uma2 family endonuclease, with translation MAQETLVIGANPPEIKLPPTQDELLSDDGIPMETQRHGLQMQLLVRPLSQWLKTQGREAFVGGNMFVYFSPNQVRNEDYRGPDVFVVLDVPRKERKSWVVWEEEKAPDVVIELLSESTAKKDKEEKKLIYQNRLRVTEYFWYDPFKLEDLAGHRLEGGVYKSLNPDAQGRFSSEILGLVLVRWQGIYGDEQEPITWLRWATPEGQLLPTIEELAEQEKQRAEQEKQRAEQEKLRAERLAAQLRSLGVEVDDSLL
- a CDS encoding SDR family NAD(P)-dependent oxidoreductase, whose product is MANLTKHHKALITGGSRGLGAAMASLLEDQGVEVIAPTRDVLDLARMESIAAYIASEQGTGFDIIINNAGINLLNELTHVKDEDWQIMLQVNLTAPMALIRGFSPYMKAQKWGRIVNISSIFSLVTRENRSAYSATKAGLNGLTRTAAVELAPHGILVNAVCPGYVETELTFVNNSPEQLAAITATIPLQRLAQPHEIAKLVSFLCSEENTYLTGQTLVIDGGFTCK
- a CDS encoding aldolase/citrate lyase family protein, encoding MNSMEKRMVELLLELKENYNVCGVKAEFEAEGTRMEEAMRLKEVSLTAGLGLNLKIGGCEAIKDMFDATSLGAERVIAPMVETAYALKKYLNAINIGFGSDHKEDVEFLINLETITAFKNFDEMLSLPEIKSLSGVVIGRVDLSGSMGLTREDINSDQVLDIALKIAEKAKSAGLKVVVGGGVSVHSLPFFKAFPEGHLDRFETRKVVFRCPEAINNPEEAFLKAVEFELMWLKNKKNYYGAIHREDDARLEMMEERYRNSINKLIYGKSNKAS
- a CDS encoding class I SAM-dependent methyltransferase encodes the protein MTVETLASYYETAASDEFIYTSENIYFLNHYYNKLKREIYRITGKTSGNILDVGCSGGYFLDIMQEWNRYGIEISDKEASIAKSKYGDNIVSVVIENYPVRESFFDVITLQDVLDHCINPTEVIDSCYKMLKPGGLIIIKVHDISCLYARIRDLRFDNVPFGRTQFAPTLWTKSVTVGAQSLRPPIDWDIIPTQVPKR
- a CDS encoding thiamine pyrophosphate-binding protein yields the protein MRVADYIAQTLVEHGIHDVFLLTGGGAMHLNDAFGRCPGLSYTCCHHEQACAMAAESYYRLTNRLAALNVTTGPGGTNAITGVYGAWTDSIGMIVISGQVKWETVVRSTDLPLRQLGDQEIDIVKLVEPITKYAVMVTDPQSIRYHLERALHLAQSGRPGPCWLDIPMNVQGAKIDPTSLPGYDPKEDAIKYTTTNLAATCEQVINRLKTAERPVIYAGSGIRLGRAYEDFLRLVNTWKIPVVTAWNAHDLIWNDHPYYIGRPGTVGDRPGNFAVQNSDFLLVLGCRLNIRQVSYNWENFAREAYKIIVDIDESELKKPTLKPDLPIHADIADFLAHLLQQEVEPTQHHQQWLDWCLIRKEKYPTVLPEYWLTQGAVNPYCFAQALFKELPADEIVVTGDGTACVTTFQAALIKEGQRLYTNSGCASMGYDLPAAIGACIGSGKRRVICIAGDGSIQLNLQELQTLVGYQLPIKIFVLNNQGYHSIRQTQQNFFADNIVGCGPESGVTFPSFEKLAAAYGIPYRLCREHSTMREAIQETIEGEGSQICEVFLDLNQPFAPKLSSRRLDDGRMVSSPLEDLSPFLDRDEFMSNMIVAPITE